The sequence below is a genomic window from Humulus lupulus chromosome 3, drHumLupu1.1, whole genome shotgun sequence.
aatacaaaatccaaaaactaatttatcaaaacacaggatcTAAACAGATAATGAGCCAAAACAcaaacacatggtctaaaaaagCATAAACTCATTTATTTACCTCGAAATAGATAAGAACAATAACATATTAATTACTTGGTACATTATTTAGATTTATGAAGACCCCCTCCTCcctcttttttcccattttttttttatacaaaagAGAAAAAGTATCGCTCAAAGCAAAAAATGATGATCTGAATTCTGCAAATGACACTTTTTAGcatttaaagaaaaataacaaaaagaaaCCAAATTGGTTGACACAACATAAATGTGTAACTGCCCCTTTTGCTTTATTTTCTCAATGAATTGACATCACCCTCCTCTTAAAATAACTTATATATATTATGTCAGTCAAAGATAGGCCACTAAACAATCATGAACAACTTTAGTGTCACGTTTTTTTCTGATTTATTTTACAAGACCCCACACAATATCTATATATTCATaattcatatcatatcatatatatataaatactacgACATTTATACCCCACATGATGTCACAATTAGGTAATAGCTATAACAATATTAATGTCAGGTTATATTTctcatttaccaaaaaaaaaaaatctgaaacacTACTGTGTTCAGTTCAATGAATTAAGATCATCACGGACAGTTTTGTTTATGACAAAATTCTAAGAAATTAAAACATGCATGGTTAAATAAAACCATTGGAGAAAAAAGGAACAGTAATAAAGACCACTGAATTATTTGTTGTATGCAGTTCAAAAAAGTCAGGAAAGATAGGCagattcattcattcattcatcagTAACTGGTCCAAAAGTAACCAAAAATATTGGCTTTGCTTCCTGTCCAAAATGACATtatcagaagaaaaaaaacaaaaaaaaaaagataaaaaaaaaatacatcacAGTGAATGAACAACATTAATTTGCAACTTGCTGTCCAAAACCATAagctctctttctctttctctttcacttTCAACTTCTCAGCAGATAAGTCCAACCaaagagtttctcatcattatTATGAAACTCAAaagtctctctctttctctttttccTCCAATTTTTTTACCTGTTTTACTTTGCttcactttctttttttttcttcttcttttatccTTTTATGGATCTACACTGTACATCAAACACTGTAGAAATGTCATCTTCTCAGACTCACTTTCTCCTGCATTACATAGCCATATTGGTGCTTGAGCTAATAATAtggctctctctttctctttctctttctctttctctaaaCTTTCAAGTGATTATTTTTGGTTATACATGAAAGCTAGCTAAGGTAGGTAAGATAAACTCCATTTTAGTagaaactaataataataataacaagtaCTAACTAGTTAGCTCCTACTCCAAGAAAGTCAATGAAGGACAAACTGATGATATTTTCCTTATCTTTGCTGTTTTGGCTTTGGTTTGGACCAAACATGGTTAAATTAATGCTCCTATTGGTTGCAACAGAATCAGCTGCAGAGTTTTCTGAGTTGGAATCTGATTGACCAGATTGGTCTAACCTTACCACAGTCTTGTTAGCTACTCCTCCTCTTTGTCCAATTCGGTAGAAACCAATTAACTTGTCAAAACTCCCGTCTTTTAAGCCTGCAAAAGACAATAACATctcatttaataaaaatttaaacgaTGACCCTTTTCAACACTCGAGAAAATGAGAGGAAAAAAGTAACATACCAAGCTGAGACTCTTGCTGTGAAGATGGATTGAACTTGGTGAAAAAGTGGCCTTGATGATTATTATGAGCTGATGATCTATTTGAAGATGGGGTGAGAGAAAGCTCAGTACATGTGGAGATTGATTCATGATCATTAATGGTGTTTGAGATTGTTGACTCAGTAGTACTTGAGGCATTATTGGTGTTACTAGTTAAAGTCATGTCAATAACTTTGGGGACTAGAATTTGGGAGCAGGATGAGGATGTAGAAGAGGGTCTTCTTCTCTTGTAAACATTGGATTGTTCTCTATGTTTTCTGGCCATAATTACATGCCAGTGGTTCTTAACAGCATTATCTGTTCTGCCAGGGAAAAGCCTAGCAATCATGGCCCATTTGTTACCATATAATCTGTGAGCAGCCAAGAGTCTCTCCTCTTCTTCCTCACTAAAAGCCCGTCTATTGATTCGTGGATCCAGCTGATTAAACCACCTCAGTCTGCAACTTTTCCCtggaaacaaacaaacaaaaactaaGAATACAACCCAGTCCATATAAACAGAAAGAGTTGAATATTCTCATCAGATAACTAACAGAGTTTTTTGGAATGATAATTACCTGATCTGCCTTCAAGATTCTCAGCAATTAAGTTCCAGTTTTGAGGACCATATTGGGTGACAAGCTCCTTAAGCTTAGCATCCTCAGCTGGTCTCCAATGACCTCTAGCACAAAGCTTTGTGTGCCCATTCTTCCCAGCTGTACTCCTGACTCGGACTTCTTCTGTTTCTGGTATTTCATCAAACACATTCAGATCactgattttgtgtttgttttctCCTCCTCCCCTGCTTTCCATTTGCTCAGGAAAAACCCAAGTTTTCTTACTTTTCTCAGATGAAGAGCTCAAAAACTGAAAACCCATTTCACAACTTCTTCTGGAGTCTCCATCCACGGTTTCTCCAGAGACCCCAAAAGTTGTTTTATAGTGAGAAAGGCGAGGAGATGGAGCTGGGTTTTGGGCTGAAAGAAAGCTCATATTTTGATACCCATTTAAACAGTTGAAATCACTCTTCAGGTGATGAAGATTCATTGTGATTGGAAACACAgaaaaaaagtaaaagaaaatcaaaagcaGAAAACCAGAACTTGATCAAGTAGTTTTATCTAAAAAAACCAATGGCAAAGTAAGTAAGAACAATAATGCCACGACCAAAACCAAAGCTTCGGTTTTTAACTTTGATAGTTTTGAGAGGAACAAGAGAAACGGATCAATCAACCAAACAGTGAAAAGGGTATGTTTGGGAAAAGAGAAAGTTGGTGAGAAAATGAATTGGGGGAGGGAGTAAGGAATCAACAAAAAAATGAGCTCATTTTATGGTTTAagtaggagagagagagagagagagagagagagagagagagagagagaggaaactaCGTTATAAAATTGAAAACTCGAACAGAACAGAACAGAAAACAGAATGGACTTTCCTTTTCTCTGTTGAAGAAATGGAAAAAGAGAAGAAACCACACGATTCTCTCACtcatatacacatatacatatacacacacagagacatatacacatatacacacacatataccTCTGAGAAAATGAGGTCAGGGTCCTTATTTTGAGACTGatcttataaaaaaatattaaatttccAAACTTTATTATAACAGTAATAATGGTTTTCGTAActctccttttcttttcttttcttagctTCTCTCTCgtaaaagaaaataatagttaaatacaaaaaacaaaaaagtgtGTGCAGTTCATGCAATTCGAGAACCGCTCGTGTGGGTGGTGGTGGGAGAGTGAGTCCCTAAAAGAAAAACATATTCTTGATGTTGCtgcaattgtttttttttttaaaggttttgtttttgtCTATGTtaatgctatagtatgttatgtttttagtctCTCTTAAGTTTgtgagtttctctctctaaacctTTCTCTCTCCTTCTTGGGTTTAgagtttggtttggtttggtttggtttgggaGTTTTAAAACCAGAATCTGTTTGTCTCTTTTGAAACGTTTTCTTGCTTTTTTCAAAGGCAACGGAAAATGAAAGGACCTCAGTCACCACCTACACACCACCCCCTTTGTACTCAGCTCTCCTCTCACCATCTGTCCttattctataaataaaaatcaattttttttttcttttttgtattGCCATATGATTCTATACCTACATAAtcactattttaattaaaaaaaattatgtagtaCTAATCTCATTTCTTTTTGTTATTAACAATTTTGAGTATTGCCCATCACTTTTGGGTGAGGTGGTGAGGTCTTTAGTCGTCACGGCTAAGGTTGGGGGTTCGAAACCCTCGAGCCCAAAAATGTATATTATGTGCATATTATACATTGTCTCTCTTTGATgggatgcacattttccccatGAGTACGGGTCCTGCGGAGATCTGCCCCTTATGGGATAGGAAATCTCCGTCTAAATGGAGAACGAGGTAGAGATTGAGATAATTTTTAATCCCTGAATATTAAATGAGGCGGGAGCGGGGATAACACTCCCCATCCTGATGGGGTCCCATTtaaatttttatgtattattgtagtatagtagtaacttttctaatattttaaattttatttaggataatgtttaatgttttaaataataaattttgtgcaatattttaatttatatataatttacgatttttattttaaaattttaattattttttaaaaaataaatgagtTTCCCGGGGGTTCCACACCCTAATAAGGAATTCTCCACCCCGTCTCCGACGAGGAATAAGCAAGAATTGGGCAGAGACGaggattaaaaatataaatggggaTGGGGTGATATCCCATTCTGTGGAGGTGTTAGCTCCCCTCCTTGCGAGCTGTCCGACACTGTTTCTCCTTAAGATTATGCTAAAGTATATTTACTGGTGAACTATGTTCGATTTAGAGATTTCTAATATAGAAAATTGAGGCTCATCATAACATGTTAAGTACTACATTgtaataattatcattataacatGTAATGATTTCAAAAATAATTGAGTATTATTCCTgcattttgcaaaatggaacaaacgAGTACTTTTGAACCAAATTTTAGTCAAATTTTTACAAAACCCAGGGTCTAAAATACTTGTAACTTATAAGTTTTAAGACtgtcttttataaataatttcatCTATTAGTTTTGTGATTGTTGTTGCTATAATTTGTAATTGTTTAGTTCTCTAATTATGAGTTTCAAgaccgtatttttgtaaatagtGTTGCCTATTAATTCTATAATGATTGTTATGTTTCGTGAGtgttaattttgtaattattaatGTTAAgattgtatttttgtaaattatttataggtgtgtatatatatatatataaaatttgctCGTTCTTTCACCTAAAGGAGGGGGCGAACCTAATTATCTCCACCTTATTCAATTTTAAAAGAATAATATAATGGTCATTtcattattattaaattaatatatatttataatattaaaatcatgattatttattGTGTTTAAATATAAAATTGTCAAATTTCATAATGGTCCTTTCGTTCAAGAATGGTAAATTTGACTAAATAACTATAGTTAGAGTTAAAAAGAATAGTCACATCAAACaacttttttataaatattatttttcgtCGTATATCACCGTTTTTGTcatgatttttaattttgttagtttaacttAAGGTGTTCATAAAACCGCTTATACTGTACAAATAGTCTATAATGCACCACACCGTACCATAATTTATGGTTTAGAATCCTTCGTGGTGCGGTTGCGATTTGTATTTTTGTCAAACCGCGTGGTGCGGTgaggttttaaattttataaatgcggttcaaactacaccgcaccgcatcattatatatattaacttatttatattatttttttcaattttactacatttaaaattaatgcataaatatttatatagtataatataatatacacaatatctagaaaaaaaaatataatgtttcGTAAGATGCTAATGTTAGACTAAAATAAATGTaggcatatgaacaattctatatacatgtaggcgaaattaatatatagaatgaacatatacaaaagaggatcgaatattgtatacctccaaccATTGCAATTGATAACCTCAATCTATAAAAGaaacagaagttagaacgagtacacgagcttccaagctctcactaactcttttagatggagttactgaaagtcagaatgagaaGTGAGCTTGgagaccggtactctatatttatagagtgagacctaccatcagagtctctgccacagattgagatattttctcaatcagttgggatatgaaaaatcgagtaacaacaaaatcaggtaacaaacaatgttgactattaattagaatattttgtcaataaattaaatattaactttaatatattaaatcaattagttgtaacaaattgattttatataccaaatctaaataaatattctaacagcTAATACATATTCTACTTTAATATAAAGATATTcatccttaattaaaataatatttacttttaaattatattttttctttgttattagtttgttatatttttattgttttgcttaaatTTTATTaacttgttgtacatttaattattttgttaaacactctatgtTATGAGATATATTATGaatatttcttaattataatatttaaatgttaaattatttggcgataggtataaaccgcctacaccgcaccacaccgcactgcatttttgcggtgtggtttatACAGTTTGAAGTTTATGCGGTGCGGGTTGTAatttggaaaattgttcaaaccgcatatgcaatgcggtccaaaaaattagagaaaaatcgCACCACCCGCACTACGACACACCCATTTTACTTTAataaaatttatacatagaaaggATTACCATTGCATATTTATTCTTATTCAAATTCATTTtttaaacaacaaaataattaatttttacattggaaaaatcataataatatattttttattttattaataaaaattcaaatttacaTCCAAAAgaatttaattttcaatttttaaaatgaaaattcaaataaggtgcacaatgttatttataattatcattATTTGTAAATTAGCCACAGTTC
It includes:
- the LOC133824764 gene encoding transcription factor MYB54-like, with translation MNLHHLKSDFNCLNGYQNMSFLSAQNPAPSPRLSHYKTTFGVSGETVDGDSRRSCEMGFQFLSSSSEKSKKTWVFPEQMESRGGGENKHKISDLNVFDEIPETEEVRVRSTAGKNGHTKLCARGHWRPAEDAKLKELVTQYGPQNWNLIAENLEGRSGKSCRLRWFNQLDPRINRRAFSEEEEERLLAAHRLYGNKWAMIARLFPGRTDNAVKNHWHVIMARKHREQSNVYKRRRPSSTSSSCSQILVPKVIDMTLTSNTNNASSTTESTISNTINDHESISTCTELSLTPSSNRSSAHNNHQGHFFTKFNPSSQQESQLGLKDGSFDKLIGFYRIGQRGGVANKTVVRLDQSGQSDSNSENSAADSVATNRSINLTMFGPNQSQNSKDKENIISLSFIDFLGVGAN